A segment of the Sphingomonas kaistensis genome:
TCATCGCGACCTGCGACGACGACTTCCTCACCCGCTTCGACCTGCCGCGGGGCGCCATGCAGCTGCTCGACGAGCCGCAGGCGCTGGCGTTGTATGACGCGATGGGCTCGGCGCGCGAGATGAGCGGAGGCTCGGCGGCCAATTCGATGGCCGGCGCGGCAGCGATGGGGGCGGACGTCGCGTTCGTCGGCCAAGTCGCGGACGACCAGCTCGGCACCATCTTCACCCACGACATGCGGGCGCTGGGCGTCAAGTTCGACACGCCGCCGCTAACCGAGGGGCCGTCGACCGGACGCTGCCTGATCCTGGTCACGCCCGATGGCGAGCGGACCATGAACACCTGCCCGGGCGCGGCGCATTGCCTGTCGCGCGATGCCGTCGACGAAGCCGCCGTGCGCGCGGCCTCGATCCTCTATCTCGAGGGCTATCTGTTCGGGCCCGAGCTGTCGCGCCAGGCGATGTTCCGGGCGATCGACATCGCGCACGCCGCCGAGCGGACGGTGGCCTTCACCCTCTCGGAAAGCGTCTGCCTGCCGGGCCGCAGGGAGCCGCTCCAGAAGCTTATCGCGGCGGGCGGGATCGACCTCATCTTCGCCAACGAAAGCGAGGCGCTGCAACTGGCCGGCGCCGCCGACCTCGACGAGGCGATCGGGCGGCTGTCGACGCAGGTCCGAACTTTGGTGTTCACGCGTGGGCCGGCCGGCGCACTCGCCTTCGAGAACGGCCTCACTACCGAAGTCCCGGCGATTTCGGTGCCGCAGGTGATCGACACCACCGGCGCCGGCGACCTGTTCGCAGCCGGTTTCCTTGCCGCGCGGTGCAAGGGCCATCCGATCGATCGCCAGCTGATGACCGGCGGGATCGCCGCGGCCGAGATCATCAGTCACTTCGGGGCGCGGCCGGTCGCCGATCTCGCCGACCTGGTGAAGCTGTGACCATCCGCCGAATCGCCGTTTATTGCGGATCCGCGCCGGGCAATGATCCGGTGTTCGCCGACGCCGCGGTCGCGCTGATCCGCGAAATGGCCGACCGCAAGATCGACCTCGTCTACGGCGGTGGCCGGCTCGGCCTGATGGGCCTGATCGCCGACACCATGCTGGAGGCTGGCGGCGAGGTGCATGGCGTCATTCCCGCCGCGCTGGTCGACAAGGAAGTGGCGCATCTGGGCCTCACCGAATTGCATCAGGTTGCCGGCATGCACGAGCGCAAGGCGCGCATGACCCAGCTGTGCGACGCCTTCGTCTGCCTGCCGGGCGGAATCGGCACGCTGGACGAATTGTTCGAGGCGTGGACCTGGAATGCGCTCGGCTATCACGCCAAGCCTTTTTGCCTGCTCAACGTCCAGGGGTTCTGGACCGGCCTCGCCGACTTCATGGATCATGTCTCCGCGTCGGGCTTCCTCAGCCAGGGGCGCCGCGCGCAGCTGCTGATGGCCGACAGTCCCGCGCAAGCCATCGACAGGCTGGACGAAGCCGCCGCAAACGCTACGCAAGGCATGGTCTGGTAAATCGCCGGGGGGCGGGAAAGCTTACATATGCATC
Coding sequences within it:
- a CDS encoding adenosine kinase, which produces MDPSQNPASSRHATDILAMGDALVDVIATCDDDFLTRFDLPRGAMQLLDEPQALALYDAMGSAREMSGGSAANSMAGAAAMGADVAFVGQVADDQLGTIFTHDMRALGVKFDTPPLTEGPSTGRCLILVTPDGERTMNTCPGAAHCLSRDAVDEAAVRAASILYLEGYLFGPELSRQAMFRAIDIAHAAERTVAFTLSESVCLPGRREPLQKLIAAGGIDLIFANESEALQLAGAADLDEAIGRLSTQVRTLVFTRGPAGALAFENGLTTEVPAISVPQVIDTTGAGDLFAAGFLAARCKGHPIDRQLMTGGIAAAEIISHFGARPVADLADLVKL
- a CDS encoding TIGR00730 family Rossman fold protein; this encodes MTIRRIAVYCGSAPGNDPVFADAAVALIREMADRKIDLVYGGGRLGLMGLIADTMLEAGGEVHGVIPAALVDKEVAHLGLTELHQVAGMHERKARMTQLCDAFVCLPGGIGTLDELFEAWTWNALGYHAKPFCLLNVQGFWTGLADFMDHVSASGFLSQGRRAQLLMADSPAQAIDRLDEAAANATQGMVW